A stretch of the Archangium violaceum genome encodes the following:
- a CDS encoding lamin tail domain-containing protein — protein sequence MSHGPPTFARLVAWSVLLLGLSVGCGSSCGGDPTPPVTREMPDADRSSVEVSRAQGVQANGEDSVDIKVTVRKEDGTPLPGRTLKVTVSGTGNTLTQPSGSTNDQGVAIATLRSTVAETKTVTVSVEAEGGPVTLSSRPTIEFVGSVVSPASRLAFSSAPSSGTAGTALGVFSVAIQNADGETVTSASNTVTVALGSGPASATLKGTVTVTAVNGVASFSDLVLEKAGQGYTLVASADGLAGATSPSFDVAPAAAATLSLTAPVGPVVVGSPVSLEVSARDAFGNDAAGYFGTVHFSSDDASATLPADYTFTAADLGRHTFDVTLNQAGSRVVTVKDTADAALSASVELSVVPGGATQLFFSKQPGDSRVRALFGVQVVLRDAAGNVVPVGEPAVTLSVDKGGTLEGGVSVLPVDGVATFSGLSIAQENSGYVLTASAPGFAPVSSEPFTLVDDVAPGAVTLSVLGKTSIQVELGWTAVGDDDLLGTASLYDLRYSTSPIDAASFDSAVPVDVGSPQAPGTAESVTVIDLSPNTLYYFALRVHDSANNTRFATVSTSTNVDPCAGFVCPPRAPTCAEDGVSLISFQQSCVDVDNTATCEESQTTTVCTGTDAVCFDAACDTAAKPTANQLSISEVMHSPSTGTSEYFELTNNTNDLLNLNGLLITYKSGSGATTTFPVGSGSTPVVIDRKGTFVLAQNKDIATNGGVSANYQYDGSIALEGSGQFKIANGATSVEEFTYSPLFWQTEGRAMSLSSLVVGTRANGNPWYWCDADVQLSGGDYGTPNAANSACGMTVTPPVDWCNIQSPKTLPDTIAGTSTEIYSQFYEPSVTDRNTAGNDGYPHVFAELGYGSGMSSAETWTWAPISFNGGYAPPVSNNDEMMGLLSIPTPGSYRYGFRYFFKDPFTGESSPYVYCDQNGIADPATGVFGTVTIIDPPVTVANHVVISEFASKNLTSDGSLAHDDEFIELYNPTNAEVDISGWKLQYKSASTTSTFSTLVTLLSGASIPAKGYFLFAYKNSSTGLGYTGSVAPDATYTAQTSHSGATLQLVNSLGSTIDRLAWGTASTAGLQPEGSPAPLIDNAIAGASLERKAVSSSTSDSMGPGGSDANRGNGYDSDDNATDFVIRAARNPQNASSPAESP from the coding sequence GGTCGCGTGGAGCGTGTTGTTGCTCGGTCTGTCCGTCGGGTGCGGATCGAGTTGTGGTGGAGATCCCACTCCGCCGGTCACGCGTGAGATGCCGGATGCGGACCGCTCGTCCGTGGAAGTGAGCAGGGCACAAGGGGTCCAGGCCAACGGCGAGGACTCCGTCGATATCAAGGTGACGGTGCGCAAGGAGGACGGCACGCCGCTGCCGGGCCGCACGTTGAAGGTGACGGTCTCCGGTACGGGCAACACGCTGACCCAGCCCTCGGGCTCCACCAATGACCAGGGCGTGGCGATCGCGACGCTGCGCTCCACCGTCGCGGAGACGAAGACGGTGACGGTGTCGGTGGAAGCCGAGGGCGGCCCGGTGACGCTGTCGTCCCGGCCCACCATCGAGTTCGTCGGGTCCGTCGTCTCGCCGGCCTCCAGGCTGGCCTTCTCCTCGGCGCCGTCGTCCGGCACGGCCGGCACGGCGCTGGGCGTGTTCTCGGTCGCCATCCAGAACGCGGACGGCGAGACGGTGACGAGTGCCAGCAACACCGTGACGGTAGCGCTCGGCTCCGGTCCGGCGTCGGCCACCCTGAAGGGGACGGTGACGGTGACGGCGGTGAATGGCGTGGCGAGCTTCTCCGATCTGGTGCTCGAGAAGGCCGGACAGGGCTACACGCTGGTGGCGAGCGCCGACGGGCTGGCGGGTGCGACGAGCCCGTCCTTCGACGTGGCTCCCGCGGCCGCCGCCACCCTGTCACTGACTGCCCCGGTGGGGCCCGTGGTGGTGGGCAGCCCGGTGAGTCTCGAGGTCTCCGCGCGGGATGCCTTCGGGAACGATGCGGCCGGCTACTTCGGCACCGTGCACTTCTCGTCGGATGACGCCTCGGCCACGTTGCCGGCGGACTACACGTTCACCGCGGCCGATCTCGGCCGCCACACCTTCGACGTCACGCTGAACCAGGCGGGCAGCCGCGTGGTGACGGTGAAGGACACGGCGGATGCGGCCCTCTCCGCCTCGGTGGAGCTCTCCGTGGTGCCGGGTGGGGCCACGCAGCTCTTCTTCTCCAAGCAGCCTGGCGACAGCCGCGTCCGCGCGCTCTTCGGCGTGCAGGTGGTGCTGAGAGACGCCGCCGGAAACGTGGTGCCCGTGGGTGAGCCCGCGGTGACGCTCTCCGTCGACAAGGGCGGGACGTTGGAGGGGGGAGTCTCCGTGTTGCCGGTGGACGGCGTGGCCACCTTCTCGGGCCTGTCCATCGCCCAGGAGAACTCGGGCTACGTGCTGACGGCCTCGGCCCCCGGGTTCGCTCCCGTTTCCAGCGAGCCCTTCACCCTCGTGGACGACGTCGCGCCGGGCGCCGTGACGCTCTCCGTGCTGGGCAAGACGAGCATCCAGGTGGAGCTGGGCTGGACCGCCGTGGGTGATGACGACCTGCTCGGGACCGCCTCCCTCTACGACCTGCGCTACTCGACGAGCCCCATCGATGCCGCGTCGTTCGACTCCGCCGTGCCGGTGGACGTGGGTTCGCCCCAGGCGCCGGGAACGGCCGAGTCGGTCACCGTCATCGATCTCAGCCCCAACACCCTCTACTACTTCGCGCTGAGGGTGCATGACAGCGCCAACAACACGCGCTTCGCCACCGTGAGCACGAGCACGAATGTGGACCCGTGCGCCGGCTTCGTCTGCCCGCCGCGCGCGCCCACGTGTGCGGAAGATGGCGTCTCGCTGATCTCCTTCCAGCAGAGCTGCGTCGACGTGGACAACACCGCCACCTGCGAGGAGTCGCAGACGACCACTGTCTGCACGGGCACCGACGCCGTGTGCTTCGACGCGGCTTGCGACACGGCGGCGAAGCCCACGGCCAATCAGCTGAGCATCTCCGAGGTCATGCACTCGCCGTCGACCGGTACCTCCGAGTACTTCGAGCTGACCAACAACACCAACGATCTGCTCAACCTCAATGGCCTGCTGATCACCTACAAGAGCGGCTCTGGCGCCACGACCACCTTCCCGGTGGGCTCTGGCAGCACCCCGGTGGTGATCGACCGCAAGGGCACCTTCGTCCTGGCGCAGAACAAGGACATCGCCACCAACGGCGGGGTCTCCGCCAACTATCAGTACGACGGCTCCATCGCCCTGGAGGGCTCGGGGCAGTTCAAGATCGCCAACGGGGCCACGTCGGTGGAGGAGTTCACGTACTCGCCGCTCTTCTGGCAGACGGAGGGCAGGGCGATGAGCCTCTCCTCGCTCGTGGTGGGGACCCGGGCCAACGGCAATCCCTGGTACTGGTGTGACGCGGACGTGCAGCTTTCGGGTGGGGACTACGGCACGCCCAATGCCGCCAACTCCGCGTGCGGCATGACGGTCACCCCGCCCGTGGATTGGTGCAACATCCAGAGCCCGAAGACGCTCCCGGATACCATCGCCGGCACGTCGACGGAGATCTACAGCCAGTTCTACGAGCCGAGCGTGACCGATCGCAACACGGCCGGCAATGACGGCTACCCGCACGTGTTCGCCGAGCTGGGCTACGGCTCGGGCATGAGCTCCGCGGAGACCTGGACCTGGGCACCGATCTCGTTCAACGGAGGCTACGCGCCCCCGGTCAGCAACAACGACGAAATGATGGGCCTGCTGAGCATCCCCACCCCTGGCTCGTACCGCTACGGCTTCCGGTACTTCTTCAAGGACCCGTTCACCGGGGAGTCCTCGCCCTACGTGTACTGCGATCAGAACGGCATCGCGGATCCGGCCACCGGCGTCTTCGGCACCGTGACGATCATCGATCCTCCGGTGACCGTGGCCAACCACGTGGTCATCAGCGAGTTCGCCTCGAAGAACCTCACTTCGGATGGGTCCCTCGCCCACGATGACGAGTTCATCGAGCTCTACAACCCGACCAATGCCGAAGTGGACATTTCCGGTTGGAAGCTCCAGTACAAGTCGGCTTCCACTACGTCGACCTTCAGCACCCTGGTTACGCTTCTCTCGGGTGCATCCATTCCGGCGAAGGGCTACTTCCTGTTTGCGTACAAGAATAGCTCGACGGGACTCGGGTATACCGGTTCGGTGGCACCGGACGCGACGTACACCGCGCAGACGTCTCACTCCGGAGCGACGCTGCAACTCGTCAACTCGCTAGGGAGCACGATCGACCGGCTGGCCTGGGGTACTGCTTCGACGGCGGGTCTGCAGCCCGAGGGGAGCCCCGCGCCGCTCATCGACAACGCCATCGCGGGCGCCAGCCTCGAGCGCAAGGCGGTCAGTTCTTCCACCTCCGATTCCATGGGGCCCGGTGGCAGCGATGCCAACCGTGGAAACGGCTACGACAGCGATGACAACGCGACGGATTTCGTGATTCGCGCGGCGCGCAATCCGCAGAACGCCTCGAGCCCCGCCGAGTCGCCGTAA